A window of the Nitrospira sp. genome harbors these coding sequences:
- a CDS encoding efflux RND transporter permease subunit gives MSFSETCLHRPVFAVVMTLLLMLFGLLSFFRLPVREYPDIKPPIVSVQTVYPGAGASVIESDVTTPLEDSLSGIQGLRTITSSSREEVSLITLEFELGRDLDGATNDVRDRVSQTRPLLPLGILEPYVEKAAAENTEILWIAVSSDRHSELELTDVADRFIRARLAMIPGVSATYLDGERRYAMRIWLDPDRLAARRLTVEDVEDALRNQNASIPAGRIESNQMEFGVSLKGTLETSKQFESLIVAYRDDYPVRLEDIARVELGAEDTRKLGRFDGKPSLGISVSRQSRANTLAVARAVKEQLPVIAAGLPDGMQMTLAWDSSTPIEQSLHEVYVALGLSLVLVVLVIFCFLGSVRATLVPAVAIPASIIGTFTVMAVTGCSLNVLTLLGLVLAMGLVVDDAIIVLENIHRRIVAGMPPIQAAIEGTNEIAFAVIATTISLVAVFVPIAFLTGIVGQLFAELAIAVTSAVLLSGFVALTLTPVMCGRLLPQEIRSTRFRSAVSLAEGVVQRYRHGLVWALHARTAVVVVAIGASLASLSILTRLPSELAPLEDAGWFSGFLTAPQGATLRYTDTYAKELESLFKTVPEITHIYTTVASGERPTRVNRAESWVTLKDWNDRARSQQEIVAGLNEELGKLTGVKAYLLNPPSIGDWSDKTPVQFVLGGFDYQELQQAAERLRARLADHPGFVTPEIDLALNTPHLVVETHRDKVADLGLSVTSIGRTLETLLSGRPVGTFVQNGRQYKVIVKVDDRRRETPSDISRLYVRGNEREFVQLNNVVTVKEVPAPEALNHFDRMRAVTVSAGLADGFTLGQALTYLDETAKDVIKPGMRTAYAGETKTFAESNRNLYMTFGLALAVIFLVLAAQFESFRHPWTILLTVPPALSGSLLSLAVIDGTLTIYSQIGLVILIGLVTKNAILIVEFANQLRERGLDLSQAVTEAATLRLRPILMTTCATILGALPLALATGAGAAGRRQIGVVLIGGLLVSTLVTLILVPAGYAILSRRVRISDPHGAKQPHGLPGTDLMMGSPSADHN, from the coding sequence GTGAGCTTTTCCGAGACCTGTCTCCATCGGCCGGTGTTCGCTGTCGTCATGACGCTCTTGCTGATGTTATTCGGCCTCTTGAGTTTTTTTCGGTTGCCGGTTCGTGAGTACCCCGACATCAAGCCACCGATCGTCTCGGTCCAAACAGTGTATCCGGGGGCCGGCGCATCCGTTATCGAGTCGGACGTGACGACACCGCTCGAGGACTCACTCAGCGGCATTCAGGGGCTCAGGACGATCACGTCGTCCAGCCGCGAAGAAGTGTCATTGATCACGCTCGAATTTGAATTGGGGCGTGACCTGGATGGAGCGACCAACGACGTCCGCGATCGGGTTTCTCAGACCCGTCCATTGCTGCCGCTGGGCATTCTTGAGCCGTATGTCGAAAAGGCCGCGGCGGAGAATACCGAAATTCTATGGATTGCCGTATCCAGCGACCGTCATTCTGAATTGGAGCTCACCGACGTCGCCGATCGCTTTATCAGGGCACGGTTGGCGATGATTCCCGGAGTATCCGCGACCTACCTCGACGGTGAACGGCGCTATGCCATGCGGATTTGGTTGGACCCAGACCGACTCGCTGCTCGTCGCTTGACTGTTGAGGACGTGGAAGACGCTCTCCGAAATCAGAACGCCTCGATCCCGGCCGGCCGGATCGAGAGCAATCAAATGGAATTCGGCGTCTCGTTGAAGGGCACCTTAGAGACATCGAAGCAATTCGAATCGCTCATCGTGGCCTACCGCGACGACTATCCGGTGCGCCTGGAGGATATTGCTCGCGTCGAACTCGGCGCGGAGGATACCCGAAAGCTTGGACGTTTCGACGGCAAGCCGTCCTTGGGCATTTCCGTATCCCGGCAGTCCAGAGCCAATACGTTGGCGGTGGCGCGCGCGGTAAAGGAACAGCTTCCCGTCATTGCGGCGGGGCTGCCCGACGGCATGCAGATGACGCTCGCCTGGGACAGTTCGACGCCGATCGAGCAGTCGCTACACGAAGTGTATGTGGCCTTGGGGCTTTCGTTGGTCCTCGTCGTGCTGGTGATCTTTTGTTTCTTGGGGAGCGTACGCGCGACGCTTGTGCCGGCTGTCGCCATTCCGGCATCGATCATCGGGACCTTCACGGTCATGGCGGTGACCGGGTGCTCGCTGAACGTGCTGACCTTGCTCGGGCTCGTGCTCGCCATGGGGCTTGTGGTGGATGACGCGATTATCGTGTTGGAGAACATTCATCGCCGGATCGTCGCCGGCATGCCGCCCATACAAGCGGCGATCGAGGGCACGAACGAAATCGCCTTTGCCGTCATCGCAACGACCATCTCGCTGGTGGCGGTCTTCGTCCCGATCGCCTTTCTAACCGGAATCGTGGGCCAACTGTTCGCCGAATTGGCCATCGCCGTCACGTCGGCCGTGCTGCTGTCCGGTTTCGTGGCGCTGACGTTGACACCGGTCATGTGCGGGCGATTGCTGCCCCAAGAAATCAGGTCCACCCGGTTTCGATCAGCCGTATCATTGGCTGAAGGTGTCGTTCAACGCTATCGCCATGGGCTCGTATGGGCGCTCCATGCCAGGACGGCGGTCGTCGTCGTGGCGATCGGAGCTAGCCTGGCCAGCCTCTCCATCCTGACCCGGCTCCCGTCAGAATTGGCTCCCCTCGAAGACGCTGGGTGGTTCTCCGGTTTCCTCACCGCGCCTCAGGGCGCCACTCTTCGCTATACCGATACCTACGCCAAAGAATTGGAATCGCTGTTCAAGACGGTCCCCGAAATTACGCATATCTATACGACGGTGGCGAGCGGAGAGCGTCCGACGAGAGTCAATCGTGCCGAGAGTTGGGTCACGTTGAAGGATTGGAACGATCGCGCCAGGAGTCAGCAGGAAATCGTGGCAGGCTTGAATGAAGAACTCGGCAAGCTGACCGGCGTGAAGGCCTATTTGTTGAATCCTCCTTCTATTGGAGACTGGTCGGATAAGACACCCGTACAGTTCGTCCTCGGAGGGTTCGACTATCAGGAGTTGCAGCAGGCCGCTGAAAGGTTGAGGGCACGACTGGCCGACCATCCCGGCTTCGTCACGCCTGAAATCGATTTAGCGTTGAATACGCCGCATCTTGTCGTCGAAACACATCGCGACAAGGTCGCGGATCTCGGCCTGTCCGTCACCAGCATCGGGCGAACGCTGGAGACGTTGCTCAGCGGAAGGCCGGTCGGCACGTTCGTACAGAACGGGCGTCAATATAAGGTGATCGTGAAAGTGGACGATCGACGTCGCGAAACACCCTCGGATATCAGTCGGCTCTATGTGCGTGGGAATGAACGCGAATTCGTGCAACTCAACAATGTCGTGACGGTCAAAGAGGTACCGGCCCCTGAAGCGTTGAACCATTTCGATCGCATGCGCGCCGTCACTGTCAGCGCGGGGCTGGCCGACGGGTTCACGTTGGGGCAGGCCTTGACCTATTTGGACGAGACTGCAAAAGACGTGATCAAGCCTGGCATGCGGACGGCCTATGCGGGAGAAACCAAGACTTTCGCCGAAAGCAATCGAAACCTCTATATGACGTTCGGGTTGGCCTTGGCGGTGATCTTCTTGGTGCTCGCGGCCCAGTTCGAGAGTTTCCGGCATCCCTGGACGATCCTTCTCACGGTGCCTCCGGCCCTGTCGGGATCGTTGTTGTCTTTGGCCGTGATCGACGGAACCCTCACCATCTATAGCCAAATCGGTTTGGTGATTTTGATCGGGCTGGTGACCAAGAACGCCATTCTGATCGTGGAATTCGCCAATCAGCTTCGTGAACGGGGGCTCGACCTGTCCCAGGCGGTGACTGAAGCGGCGACGTTGCGACTTCGCCCAATTCTCATGACGACCTGTGCGACGATCCTCGGAGCCTTGCCGCTCGCGCTGGCCACCGGGGCGGGAGCAGCCGGCCGCCGTCAGATCGGCGTCGTGCTCATCGGAGGGCTGCTGGTTTCAACGCTCGTGACGCTCATATTGGTGCCAGCCGGCTATGCCATCTTATCGAGACGGGTGAGGATTTCCGATCCTCATGGAGCGAAGCAGCCGCATGGCCTTCCTGGCACAGACCTCATGATGGGCTCGCCGTCCGCTGATCACAACTGA
- a CDS encoding TolC family protein: protein MDWSHSAHYRVVGLTLIALWCLSSPPEVWSLDATQPISAERREAISLADAAIRALQNNLDISISRYAKEGRLADIVVEQAKFDPTVSVNGRYNRTVDPLNQPLFGGTGPNLNQITIFDQRHHSLAIDATKNLLTGGMLDVRYNPVRNNYNQEVAQGFLFNPEWAGGLTFTLTQPLLKNAGIALNKTFIKVAQNNADVEQHVFRDRVMTVIATVEQTYWELVFTIENLTVAQAALKAAEELLASNRAKAKAGVMSTVDVLQAEAAVASRVEQILVAEKAIRDQEDQLRRLLNPGEAALRKDMRLTPLDAPVTALEPISLEAAIDIAIDLRPEIIQAKKHVESGELNTQFARNQLLPTLSFQGTMGLTGIGSDFGSSFNRNFSGDFYNYGAGLLFSYPIGNRSAISTYNKRRLEARSAEAVLASVRHEIIVGVREAVRRVQTDFKRIETTQSARILAEKQLKTEQERLKVGLSTTRFVLDFQRDLATAQGNELRAIIDYNKSLSNFSRHKATTLDRYHLELS, encoded by the coding sequence ATGGATTGGAGTCACTCGGCTCACTACAGAGTCGTAGGTCTGACGCTGATCGCCTTGTGGTGCCTCTCGTCGCCGCCTGAAGTCTGGAGCTTGGATGCGACGCAACCGATTTCAGCGGAACGGCGAGAGGCCATCTCGCTGGCGGATGCGGCGATTCGCGCGCTGCAGAACAACCTCGACATCAGTATCAGCCGCTATGCCAAGGAGGGTCGGTTAGCCGACATCGTCGTCGAACAAGCCAAGTTCGATCCGACCGTGAGCGTGAACGGTCGATATAATCGGACCGTAGATCCGCTCAATCAACCCCTGTTCGGTGGAACGGGACCGAATCTTAATCAGATTACGATTTTCGACCAGCGACATCATTCCTTGGCGATCGACGCGACCAAAAACTTGTTGACCGGGGGCATGCTCGACGTGAGGTACAACCCTGTAAGGAACAATTACAATCAGGAAGTCGCCCAAGGATTTCTCTTCAATCCGGAGTGGGCCGGCGGCCTGACTTTCACCCTGACCCAGCCGTTGCTCAAGAACGCGGGGATCGCTCTCAACAAGACCTTCATCAAGGTGGCTCAAAACAATGCCGACGTCGAACAGCATGTCTTCCGAGACCGGGTCATGACCGTCATCGCCACGGTCGAACAAACCTATTGGGAATTGGTATTTACGATTGAGAACCTGACGGTGGCACAAGCCGCCTTGAAGGCAGCCGAAGAGCTCTTGGCGAGCAATCGCGCCAAGGCCAAAGCCGGTGTGATGTCCACCGTCGATGTGCTCCAAGCCGAGGCCGCCGTTGCATCAAGGGTCGAGCAGATCTTGGTGGCCGAGAAGGCCATTCGCGACCAGGAAGATCAACTGCGACGTCTGTTGAATCCTGGTGAAGCGGCTCTGAGGAAGGATATGCGTCTCACACCCCTCGATGCTCCTGTCACGGCCCTTGAACCCATCAGCCTGGAGGCAGCGATCGATATCGCGATCGACTTGCGTCCTGAAATCATCCAGGCGAAAAAGCATGTCGAGTCCGGTGAGCTGAACACACAATTTGCCCGCAACCAATTGCTTCCCACCCTGTCGTTCCAAGGGACCATGGGGCTCACCGGGATAGGTAGTGATTTTGGCAGCTCGTTCAACAGAAACTTCAGCGGCGATTTCTACAATTATGGGGCGGGTCTGCTGTTCAGCTATCCGATCGGGAACCGCTCTGCCATCAGCACGTACAACAAGCGCCGACTCGAGGCCAGAAGTGCGGAAGCAGTACTCGCCAGCGTCCGCCACGAGATTATTGTCGGTGTCCGTGAAGCGGTGCGCCGGGTCCAGACAGACTTTAAACGTATCGAGACCACGCAGTCGGCGCGCATTTTGGCGGAAAAACAGTTGAAGACGGAGCAGGAACGGTTGAAGGTGGGACTCAGCACGACTCGTTTTGTGCTCGATTTTCAGCGCGACCTCGCAACCGCGCAGGGAAACGAGTTACGGGCCATTATTGATTACAACAAGTCGCTGTCGAACTTTTCGCGTCATAAAGCCACGACGTTGGACCGTTATCATCTCGAACTGTCGTAG
- a CDS encoding cytochrome c peroxidase — MSHAYVPHQTPTYLALLGSILFLVGLLACSGGESSPPPPSPVSTGTPGAEEDVGERLFLDTRFSQSFKVFMDNGGKVNDPNSGDAVVATLETLGAPINPGPFKGMSMNCRTCHLVDDALSAPGGGMRSYADFARRSPVPARADGDTNTPRNSPPLVNSSLNRPGGVLLHFDAEFNSMEDLVVGTFTGRNFGWLPGEKAQAISHIAKVVREDDGSFDLTDTGLSYRVLFTGTNPNIPDELRLPPQFRALIGSGTDQEVFDAVVKVVAAYVNGLRFSKTDDNGVPIRSPFDVFLAINGLPQQPNPNEPPLSYSQRLRALINAPSFSPQFVTSNPNRSNGQFQFHAQPFAFGATELAGLKMFLAEPATPVASPAELTAGKVGNCIACHAAPNFTDFKLHNTGTTQKAYDGIHGANAFGALVIPNLTVRDGNYDAYLPATENHPNASGRFRAIPLLADPTLTDLGVWNVFANLDMPNPQAKIRPILCDDQVPCPISDSILLDRAIARFKTPGLRDLGHSAPYMHNGQFDTLEDIIVFYRDVSDQSRAGTLRNGAVQLQGIALLTNDIASLVAFLRSLNEDYQ; from the coding sequence ATGAGTCATGCCTATGTGCCCCATCAAACACCGACGTACCTAGCCCTTCTAGGTTCCATCCTTTTCCTCGTTGGCCTCCTTGCCTGTTCTGGCGGTGAGAGCTCGCCTCCTCCCCCATCTCCCGTTTCGACAGGTACGCCAGGCGCCGAAGAGGACGTCGGCGAACGGCTGTTCCTTGACACCAGATTTTCCCAGTCGTTCAAGGTGTTCATGGACAACGGCGGCAAGGTCAACGATCCCAACTCCGGCGATGCGGTTGTCGCTACCCTCGAAACCTTGGGAGCCCCGATCAACCCAGGGCCATTCAAAGGCATGTCGATGAACTGTCGGACCTGTCACTTGGTCGATGATGCCCTCTCAGCTCCCGGCGGCGGCATGAGGTCCTATGCCGACTTCGCGCGCCGCAGTCCTGTTCCAGCAAGGGCCGACGGCGATACCAACACACCAAGAAATTCTCCTCCGCTGGTCAATTCCTCCCTGAACCGGCCAGGCGGCGTCTTGCTCCACTTCGATGCCGAGTTCAATTCCATGGAAGACCTGGTCGTTGGGACCTTTACCGGTCGAAACTTTGGCTGGCTTCCCGGCGAAAAGGCTCAGGCGATTTCACATATCGCAAAAGTGGTTCGAGAAGACGATGGTTCCTTTGATCTGACCGACACCGGCTTGTCTTATAGAGTTTTATTTACCGGCACCAACCCGAATATTCCTGACGAGCTGCGCCTGCCTCCTCAATTTCGCGCCCTGATCGGCTCGGGCACCGACCAAGAGGTCTTCGACGCAGTCGTGAAGGTCGTCGCGGCGTACGTGAACGGCCTCCGGTTTTCTAAGACCGACGACAATGGGGTACCGATTCGCTCGCCGTTTGACGTGTTCCTGGCGATCAACGGTCTACCTCAGCAGCCAAATCCGAACGAGCCTCCGCTCTCCTATAGTCAGCGGCTTCGGGCCCTGATCAACGCGCCGAGCTTCTCCCCGCAATTTGTGACCTCCAACCCCAACCGATCAAATGGCCAGTTTCAGTTCCACGCTCAACCGTTCGCGTTCGGCGCAACGGAGCTGGCCGGATTGAAGATGTTCCTGGCGGAACCTGCCACGCCTGTCGCTTCACCCGCCGAGCTCACCGCGGGCAAGGTCGGCAATTGTATTGCCTGCCATGCCGCACCCAACTTTACCGATTTCAAGTTGCATAATACGGGCACGACACAAAAGGCATACGACGGCATTCACGGTGCCAATGCATTCGGCGCTCTCGTGATCCCAAACCTCACCGTTCGCGATGGAAACTACGATGCCTACCTCCCTGCCACGGAAAACCATCCCAACGCCTCAGGACGCTTCCGAGCCATCCCTCTGCTTGCCGACCCCACCTTGACCGATCTGGGCGTATGGAACGTCTTCGCCAACCTCGATATGCCGAACCCGCAAGCAAAAATCCGACCCATCTTGTGCGATGACCAGGTCCCATGCCCCATATCCGATTCGATCCTACTCGACCGTGCCATCGCGCGATTCAAGACCCCCGGCCTCCGTGACCTCGGACATTCGGCACCCTACATGCACAATGGGCAATTTGATACGTTGGAGGACATCATCGTTTTTTACCGCGACGTCTCGGATCAATCCCGCGCTGGAACTCTGCGCAATGGAGCCGTCCAGCTTCAGGGCATCGCCCTCCTAACCAATGACATCGCCTCCCTGGTGGCATTCCTCAGGTCGCTGAATGAGGACTATCAATAG